The following are encoded together in the Bubalus bubalis isolate 160015118507 breed Murrah chromosome 14, NDDB_SH_1, whole genome shotgun sequence genome:
- the ITPA gene encoding inosine triphosphate pyrophosphatase isoform X1 codes for MPSWDHRSETVLSPSAGSRKCLRLEAEGLPVIQILGDKFPCTLVAQKIDLPEYQGEPDEISIRKCQEAARQVQGPVLVEDTCLCFNALGGLPGPYIKWFLEKLKPEGLHQLLEGFQDKSAYALCTFAFSTGDPNEPIRLFRGQTMGRIVVPRGCRDFGWDPCFQPDGYEQTYAEMPKAEKNTISHRFRALLELQEYFSSLTPGVSDDHPGWGSGEG; via the exons ATGCCTTCCTGGGACCACAGGTCGGAAACCGTATTATCCCCTTCCGCCGGTAGTCGGAAGTGCCTGCGACTCGAAGCAGAAGGACTTCCG GTCATTCAGATTCTAGGAGATAAATTTCCGTGCACTTTGGTGGCGCAGAAAATTGACC TGCCAGAGTACCAAGGAGAGCCTGATGAGATTTCCATTCGGAAGTGTCAGGAGGCAGCTCGCCAG GTGCAGGGCCCCGTACTGGTGGAGGACACCTGTCTGTGCTTCAACGCCCTTGGAGGCCTCCCTGGCCCCTACAT AAAGTGGTTTCTGGAGAAGTTAAAGCCTGAAG GTCTCCACCAGCTCCTGGAGGGGTTCCAAGACAAGTCTGCCTATGCACTCTGCACGTTCGCATTCAGCACTGGGGACCCGAATGAGCCCATACGCCTCTTCAGGGGCCAGACAATG GGCCGGATTGTGGTGCCCCGTGGCTGCCGGGACTTTGGCTGGGACCCCTGCTTTCAGCCTGATGGATACGAGCAGAC GTATGCAGAGATGCCCAAGGCTGAGAAGAACACTATTTCCCATCGCTTCCGGGCCCTGCTTGAGTTGCAAGAATACTTTAGCAGCCTGACTCCCGGGGTCAGTGATGACCACCCTGGCTGGGGATCTGGAGAGGGGTAG
- the ITPA gene encoding inosine triphosphate pyrophosphatase isoform X2 — MAASLAGKKIVFVTGNAKKLEEVIQILGDKFPCTLVAQKIDLPEYQGEPDEISIRKCQEAARQVQGPVLVEDTCLCFNALGGLPGPYIKWFLEKLKPEGLHQLLEGFQDKSAYALCTFAFSTGDPNEPIRLFRGQTMGRIVVPRGCRDFGWDPCFQPDGYEQTYAEMPKAEKNTISHRFRALLELQEYFSSLTPGVSDDHPGWGSGEG; from the exons ATGGCGGCCTCCTTGGCCGGGAAGAAGATCGTGTTTGTCACGGGGAACGCCAAAAAGCTGGAGGAG GTCATTCAGATTCTAGGAGATAAATTTCCGTGCACTTTGGTGGCGCAGAAAATTGACC TGCCAGAGTACCAAGGAGAGCCTGATGAGATTTCCATTCGGAAGTGTCAGGAGGCAGCTCGCCAG GTGCAGGGCCCCGTACTGGTGGAGGACACCTGTCTGTGCTTCAACGCCCTTGGAGGCCTCCCTGGCCCCTACAT AAAGTGGTTTCTGGAGAAGTTAAAGCCTGAAG GTCTCCACCAGCTCCTGGAGGGGTTCCAAGACAAGTCTGCCTATGCACTCTGCACGTTCGCATTCAGCACTGGGGACCCGAATGAGCCCATACGCCTCTTCAGGGGCCAGACAATG GGCCGGATTGTGGTGCCCCGTGGCTGCCGGGACTTTGGCTGGGACCCCTGCTTTCAGCCTGATGGATACGAGCAGAC GTATGCAGAGATGCCCAAGGCTGAGAAGAACACTATTTCCCATCGCTTCCGGGCCCTGCTTGAGTTGCAAGAATACTTTAGCAGCCTGACTCCCGGGGTCAGTGATGACCACCCTGGCTGGGGATCTGGAGAGGGGTAG